A single Endozoicomonas sp. NE40 DNA region contains:
- a CDS encoding efflux RND transporter permease subunit: MMSLTRVAIENNRTTLVLLLVLVLSGLQAYQNLPRAYDPGFVIRVAKVVTQFPGASPERVETLITDKIEKAVREIPELDYVRSSSRTGTSIVTVNIQERYTDMRPIWGSLRRKMEDIVSEMPEGAIGPIVNDEFGEVFGVMVTLTGVDFSYSELKTIADEVRDEFLRLPEVAKVEIYGAQEERIFIRYDNDHLGQLGLSPGFLAQQLSSRNIVVPGGAVNLHHERIELEPTGNFESVNDIRQTVIPLPVSDRALYLEDVATVERGYVDPVRSLVKASGVPALALGIAMGEGGNNIKLGHQVKTAMAQLRQTYPVGIDFELMHFSPGEVEHKVNDFVSNLIQAVLVVSAVMLLSLGPRTGLIVATLIPASMIAAILVMSLVGIGLDQISLAALIIALGMLVDNGIVMAENTMVQMQAGKQPVQAAVDSAGELKIPLLTSSLTTAAAFLPIYLAESAVGEFTASLFLVVTITLLCSWVLSLSLIPLLCVMFLEVKPQQADYTKGIYDYYRRLLEKLLAHRLLTLSAVILVFTVVINAFQYVPKIFFPASDRLYFKTELQLPPGTRIDRTLAVVNELDRYIADELAVSGERHEGVTSWVSHIGSGGSRFVLQHSPEPARSNYALMILNTSSDWVIDEMMQKLDAFGFEQFPDLQVNSRRVESGVSIKNPVEVRLYGRETDQLFRLVRQVKEQMSEIPGLKAIGDDWGPRIKKLQVVINQPRALRAGVTSQDVAMSLQTGLSGLELTQFRDGNEVIPVILRSTEGDSQDIGKLESLSVFVQSTGKTVPLKQVADIKMVWQPGEILRRDGLKTVSVFARLDGSMTAAEAFAELMPWLQQQQKIWPAGYRFELGGEAESSGKANAAIAAKMPLAAFVILILLVAQFNSVRKPIIILMTIPLGMIGVISGLLVARSFFSFMTLLGVISLAGIVINNAIVLLERIKFEQEQNRLPMQEAIVVASQRRLRPILLTTATTVLGMVPLYLGGGLMWEPMAVAIIAGLLFSTLLTLGVVPVLYSLLFSKPEWPIKLPPETTSSQ, translated from the coding sequence ATGATGTCTTTAACCCGTGTTGCCATAGAGAATAACCGAACGACATTGGTTTTGTTGTTGGTATTGGTTCTGTCGGGCTTGCAGGCTTATCAGAACCTCCCGAGGGCCTATGATCCGGGTTTTGTTATACGTGTTGCCAAGGTGGTTACCCAGTTCCCCGGCGCCAGCCCTGAAAGAGTTGAGACTCTGATTACGGACAAAATTGAAAAAGCGGTTCGGGAAATTCCGGAGCTGGATTATGTCAGGAGCTCATCCCGGACCGGAACGTCGATTGTCACCGTTAATATTCAGGAGCGCTATACCGATATGCGTCCGATATGGGGCAGCCTGCGACGTAAAATGGAAGACATTGTCAGTGAGATGCCTGAGGGGGCCATTGGACCCATTGTCAATGATGAATTTGGTGAGGTTTTCGGGGTTATGGTGACCCTGACTGGTGTGGACTTTTCTTACAGCGAGTTAAAAACCATTGCTGACGAAGTCCGTGATGAGTTCCTGCGGTTGCCGGAAGTCGCCAAGGTAGAGATATACGGTGCGCAGGAAGAACGGATTTTTATTCGCTATGACAATGACCACCTTGGGCAGCTGGGCTTGTCGCCAGGGTTTCTGGCGCAGCAGCTGAGCAGCCGGAATATTGTTGTTCCCGGTGGTGCCGTCAATTTGCACCATGAGCGTATTGAGCTGGAACCGACCGGCAATTTTGAAAGTGTTAACGACATTCGTCAGACAGTTATTCCATTACCGGTTAGCGACAGGGCTTTATATCTGGAAGATGTCGCCACGGTTGAGCGAGGCTATGTTGATCCTGTCCGAAGCCTTGTTAAAGCGTCTGGTGTCCCTGCTCTGGCTTTAGGTATTGCCATGGGTGAGGGAGGAAATAATATAAAGCTGGGACATCAGGTTAAAACAGCCATGGCGCAGTTGCGGCAGACCTACCCGGTCGGCATTGATTTCGAGCTGATGCATTTTTCGCCCGGAGAAGTGGAACACAAGGTTAATGATTTTGTCTCTAACCTGATTCAGGCAGTGCTGGTGGTTTCGGCGGTCATGCTGCTCAGCCTTGGACCCCGAACCGGGTTAATTGTTGCCACTCTGATTCCAGCCAGTATGATTGCTGCGATTCTGGTCATGTCACTGGTGGGTATAGGCCTTGACCAGATTTCATTGGCGGCGCTGATTATTGCCCTGGGAATGCTGGTGGACAATGGCATTGTGATGGCTGAGAACACCATGGTTCAGATGCAGGCGGGGAAGCAGCCGGTTCAGGCTGCGGTTGACTCGGCAGGGGAATTAAAAATTCCACTGCTGACGTCTTCATTAACGACAGCGGCTGCATTTTTGCCGATTTATCTGGCAGAGTCTGCAGTGGGTGAGTTTACCGCCTCCCTGTTCCTGGTGGTGACCATCACGCTGCTGTGTTCCTGGGTGTTGTCACTGAGTCTGATCCCTTTGTTATGTGTAATGTTCCTGGAGGTTAAGCCGCAGCAGGCGGATTATACGAAGGGTATTTATGACTATTACCGTCGTCTGCTGGAAAAATTACTAGCTCACCGTCTGCTCACCCTCAGTGCGGTGATTCTGGTGTTTACAGTCGTGATAAATGCGTTTCAGTATGTGCCGAAAATTTTCTTTCCCGCCTCGGACCGCCTGTACTTTAAAACCGAGTTGCAGCTTCCTCCGGGAACCCGCATTGACAGGACGCTGGCAGTAGTGAATGAGCTGGATCGCTATATTGCTGATGAGCTGGCCGTTTCCGGGGAACGACATGAAGGAGTCACCAGCTGGGTCAGTCACATTGGTTCCGGCGGTTCACGTTTTGTCCTTCAGCACAGCCCGGAGCCAGCCCGCTCCAACTACGCCCTTATGATCCTGAATACCAGTTCAGACTGGGTTATTGATGAGATGATGCAAAAACTGGACGCATTTGGTTTTGAACAGTTTCCAGACCTGCAGGTTAACAGCCGCAGGGTAGAAAGCGGCGTTTCCATTAAAAACCCGGTGGAAGTGCGTCTCTATGGGCGGGAAACCGACCAGCTGTTTCGGCTGGTACGGCAGGTTAAAGAACAGATGTCTGAAATTCCGGGTCTGAAGGCAATAGGTGATGACTGGGGGCCGCGTATTAAAAAACTGCAGGTGGTCATAAACCAGCCCAGAGCATTGCGGGCAGGCGTTACGAGCCAGGATGTTGCCATGTCTCTGCAAACCGGTCTGAGCGGTCTGGAGCTGACCCAGTTCCGTGATGGAAACGAGGTCATTCCTGTTATCTTACGAAGTACTGAAGGTGACAGTCAGGATATTGGTAAGCTGGAATCGTTATCTGTCTTTGTTCAGTCAACGGGGAAAACGGTGCCGCTGAAGCAGGTGGCAGATATTAAAATGGTGTGGCAGCCGGGCGAAATTCTTCGCCGGGATGGTCTCAAGACAGTGTCCGTGTTTGCCCGGCTTGATGGTAGCATGACTGCCGCAGAAGCCTTTGCTGAGTTAATGCCCTGGCTGCAACAGCAGCAGAAAATCTGGCCTGCAGGCTACCGTTTTGAACTGGGAGGTGAAGCTGAGAGTTCCGGAAAAGCCAACGCTGCCATTGCCGCAAAAATGCCTCTGGCGGCTTTTGTCATACTGATTCTGCTGGTGGCGCAGTTCAACTCCGTTCGTAAACCAATCATTATTCTGATGACCATACCCCTGGGAATGATAGGTGTAATTTCCGGTCTGCTGGTTGCCCGGTCATTCTTTAGTTTCATGACATTGCTGGGGGTTATTTCGCTGGCGGGTATTGTTATCAATAATGCCATTGTGCTACTTGAACGTATAAAGTTTGAGCAGGAACAGAACCGGTTACCAATGCAGGAAGCCATTGTCGTCGCCTCCCAGCGTCGTTTAAGGCCCATTTTGCTGACGACCGCCACCACAGTGCTGGGCATGGTTCCGCTTTATCTGGGGGGTGGGTTGATGTGGGAGCCTATGGCTGTGGCAATTATCGCAGGCTTGCTGTTTTCGACGTTGTTGACGCTGGGTGTTGTACCAGTACTGTATTCACTGCTGTTCAGCAAGCCGGAATGGCCCATCAAACTGCCACCAGAGACAACCAGTTCGCAATGA
- a CDS encoding XapX domain-containing protein has product MTEVLLATFTGFIVGLIFSFLKLPIPAPPVLSGVMGIVGVYLGHEAFQLLMKHLAS; this is encoded by the coding sequence ATGACTGAAGTTCTGCTTGCGACTTTTACCGGATTTATTGTTGGGCTTATCTTCAGCTTCTTAAAATTACCCATACCAGCGCCGCCAGTGTTGTCCGGTGTAATGGGTATTGTCGGTGTCTATCTGGGGCATGAGGCTTTTCAGTTGTTGATGAAGCATCTGGCGTCCTGA